In Bradyrhizobium sp. WD16, the genomic stretch CAAGGCGATCGAGACGGCGATCGAAACCGTGCTCAAGGAAGAGAAGCTGCGTACCCGCGATCTGGGCGGCCCGGCCAACACCGTGACGTGTGGCAAGGCCATCGCCCAGACTTTGGAGTAAGCTTTTCGAGGCTCTCGGGTTGCGCCGCGCGTCAGCCAACGTGGCGCCGCGCGGCCCTGCTTTTTGAGCGCGTGTGACGCACCGGCGACACACCTCGGCCATGGCATGCCGGGTAGGCCGAATTCGTCGTGAGCGGGCCCCGCTCGCGCATTTTTGCCACGAAGACGCCCCCAAGAGTGCGGAATGAGCGGGGACAACCGGGGCAGCATCGGCCAAAACCGGCCGGTCCGGTCTCCGCCGAATCCTTGGCGCTGAACCGGGTTGGCTTGTAGGATCGGAGGGCACGCGGCGCTGATTCTCGCAGTGCCTCGTCCACCTCGCCTTGAAATCGGCCGGGCCTCGCGCTCGACGACGGCACCACCCGTTGACGACAACGGAGACGTCGCCAGCCGGGCCGGCTCACGGAAGCGGATCGCGCATGCTTGACCCCGGAAAGATCAATGTCGGCGCCGAGGATGCCGCTGCCCGGCGGTCACTGAGTATCGCGTTCGGCCTGGAGCGCATCGGCCTATTCCCGATGAAGGCGCCGATCCTGTCCTGCATCATTCTGGTGGCGCTGTGCATCGGCGCCTTTTTCGGCGTGCAGCGGATCAAGATCGACGATTCGCTCAGTCAGCTGTTCCGTTCCAATACCCGCGAATATCACCAGTACGAGGAGGTGACCAAGCGCTTCCCGTCGACCGAATTCGATGTGCTGGTGGTGGTCGAGGGCAAGGCCCTGCTGGCCCGTGAAAATCTCGAAAAGTTGCGCGACCTGGTCACCGATCTGCAGCTCATCGATGGTACCCGTGGCATCATCTCGCTGTTCTCGGCCCGTCAGGCGCCGGCGCCGGGACAGTTTCCGGCGCCGCTATTCCCCGAGACCCTGCCGGAAGGCAGGGCCTACGGCCAGTTCATCGACACGGTGAAGACCAATGAGATCATTCGCGGCAAGCTGCTGTCGGAAGATGGTACGTTGGCCCTGATCGTGCTGTCGCTCGAACCCTCGGTGGTGTCGAGCAACGGGCTGAAGGCCACGGTCGGCGAGATTCGCAAGACCATGAAGGAGGATCTCGGCGATACCGGGCTGTCGGTCGAACTTTCCGGCGTGCCGGTGATGCAGCTCGAGATCCGCAATGCGGTGGAGCGCGACGGTCTGATCTACAATGTCGCCGGCGTGCTTGCCGGCTGCATCATCGCGATCCTGTTCTTCCGCAAGGTCTCCTTCATGGTGGTGGCGGCGTTTCCGCCTCTGCTCGCCATCCTGCTGGCGCTGGGAGGCCTCGGCTGGGCGAATTTCAGCCTCAACATGTTCCTCAACGTGATGACGCCGCTGATCATGGTGATCAGCTTTTCGGATTCCATGCAGCTCACCTTCGCCGCCCGCGACCGCCTGATCGCCGGCGAGGACAAGGTGACGGCCTTCAGCAACGCTGTTCGGGTGGTCGGACCGGCCTGTGTGCTGACCCATGCCACCGCCGGCATTTCCTTCCTGGCGCTGCAGTTCTCGAATTCGGACCTGATCCGCGCCTTCGGCGAGGCCGGGCTGGCTGCAACCGTCATCGCGCTGCTCGCGGTGCTGTCCTTCGTGCCGGTATTCGGCATCCTGTTCGTGCGCGGCGAACAGGAATTCGCCGCCAAGTTCAAGAGTGCCGACGTCGGCGTCAACGCGCTGCGTCGCTTCTGCGCCTGGATCGCCGTGCGCATGGTCGGTCGCCCGGCGCTGTTCAGCGCCATTGCCTTGGCCGTGGTCGGCGGCCTCGCCTTGATCTATGCCCATCTCGAGCCGCGTTATCGTCTCGCCGACCAGGTCCCCGACAAGCAGAAGGCTGTCGCCGCCAGCAGCCGGCTCGACGCCAAGCTGACTGGCGCCAACCCGATCGACATCCTGATTGAATTCCCCAAGGGCGCTTCGCTCTTTGATCCCCAGACACTTTCGACCGTCGCCGACGTCCACGCCCTGGTGGAGAAGCAGGCCGGTGTCGGCAATGTCTGGTCGTTGGAAACGCTGCGGCGCTGGCTGGCGGAGAAGGCCGGCGCCCATGACGTCGCCACCCTCAAGGAATATGTCGACGTCATTCCCGACCATCTGAAGCGGCGCTTCATCTCCGCCGAGCAGGATGCCGTGGTGGTCTCGGCGCGGGTGCCTGATCTCGATTCCAGCCAGATCCTCCCGGTGGTCGAGGGTCTCGACAAGGCCATGGATGCGGTGCGGGCCAAGCATCCCGGCTACGAAATCGCCGTGACCGGCTTGTCGGCGATTGCGGCGCGCAACAGCGCCAACATGATCGAAAAGCTCAATTCCGGTCTGACCATCGAGTTCGTCTTCGTCGCCGTCTTCATCGGTCTCGCCTTCCGTTCTGCGACAGTGATGTTCTCCAGCATCCTGCCCGGCATCTTTCCGGTAGTCGCGTCGGGCACGGTGCTGTGGGCTATGGGCGAGGGCCTCCAGTTCGCCAGCGTGGTCGCGCTCACGGTGTCCTTCGGCCTCGGCCTTAGCGCGACCATTCACTTCCTCAACCGTCTGCGGCTGGAGAGTGCACCCGGCTCCGATCCGGGCATCGCGGTCGAGCGCGCCACGGTGCTGGTCGGGCCGGCGCTGATCCTGACCACGGTGGTGCTGGCCTGCGGTCTCGGGGTGATGGTGTTCTCGGATCTACCCTCGCTGCGGCTGTTCGGCTGGCTCAGCGCCTTCTCGATGATCGCCGCGCTTGTCGCCGATCTCTTCATCCTGCGTCCGACCGCCATGTTCCTGGTCGGCCTCTCGCAGATGGTGCGTGGTCTGTGGCGCGGACCGGCGAAGACAGGCGTGTGAGGGAGGGGCAGATTTTTCAGGTGTCCGCCGACTTGGCTTTTCAGAACGAGGAGGCCGGGAAGCCGTCGTTCAAAGCCGAACGGCGGCCCCAGGGGCCGCCGTGTCGTTACCAAACTGTCAAAATCAAGCGCTCAGCGCGCCAACGTGATCTGCACGCCCTTGAGCTGGGTATTCTGCGAACTGATGGCGATGGTCTGGCGGTTGCCCTTGGCGATCATCGATAGTTCGGCGGCGAAGCCGTTGGCGGTCACCAGCGCACTGAACTGGCCGTTGCCGGCGCGACCCTCGACGCCTCCGTTGATGTTGCGGCTGATCTCGCTCCAGGTCCCGGTCAGGTTGCCGCCGCGGCTGATGACGTCGCTGTTGAGGTCGAAGCGGTAGCTGTCGCTGGCACAGCGCAAGGCCTGTTGCAGGGAATTGCCCTGCGAGCCCACGGTGTAGTTCGCTTTGCAGCGGATGCGCTCGCTGCCCCCGTCAGCGACACGGATGGTGCCGCCGCCCGACCAGGCGCCATCGAGACCGGCGAAGGGACCACTCTGGGCGTGGCTCGCCGGGGCCATCAGCATCAGGCCGACGGCGACGCATGCCGCCTTGAAGATCAGCCAGTAAGACTTCGATACGAACGCGTTCATCGGATGTCCTGCAATCGCTTCTATGTCAGCCAATACGCGACCACCACTCCTCAGCTTTAGTCGCATCCGGCCGCCTGAGGTTCAGGTAACTACCGCACTATGCCACGCGAGCGGCCAAATCGAGGCCGCTGCGGGCTCCGCAGCATCCCGACAGAATAATCGCATCGCGTTGCGAAAGACTTAGGGCCGGGCCGCAGTGCTGCAAGTCTGGTCTGAAAAGAAAGACGTCGCAAAAGCCCCTTGAGGCCGGTGCCGGGCACGTGGCACTGCTCGTGGGGCAGGATAGGAGATGGGGAGGCGCGAAATGGTCGAGCCGGATTGGATCGCAGTGGATTGGGGCACCTCCAGCATGCGCGCCTGGGGCATCGCCATCGACGGATCAGTGCTGTTCTCGGTGGCCAGCGATCGCGGCATGGCGCGCCTCGCTCCGGGCGAATATCCGGCCGTGCTCACGGCGCTGGTCGCGGATCATCTCGAGAGCGCCGGGCCGCGGCGCGATGTGGTGATTTGCGGCATGGCCGGTGCCCGCCAGGGCTGGGCCGAGGCCCCTTATCTCGATGTGCCGGTGGCACTCGACGAACTCCTCGCCGGTGCGGTCGCGCCGGTGCCGGCCGTCGGACGCCTGTTGC encodes the following:
- a CDS encoding RND family transporter produces the protein MLDPGKINVGAEDAAARRSLSIAFGLERIGLFPMKAPILSCIILVALCIGAFFGVQRIKIDDSLSQLFRSNTREYHQYEEVTKRFPSTEFDVLVVVEGKALLARENLEKLRDLVTDLQLIDGTRGIISLFSARQAPAPGQFPAPLFPETLPEGRAYGQFIDTVKTNEIIRGKLLSEDGTLALIVLSLEPSVVSSNGLKATVGEIRKTMKEDLGDTGLSVELSGVPVMQLEIRNAVERDGLIYNVAGVLAGCIIAILFFRKVSFMVVAAFPPLLAILLALGGLGWANFSLNMFLNVMTPLIMVISFSDSMQLTFAARDRLIAGEDKVTAFSNAVRVVGPACVLTHATAGISFLALQFSNSDLIRAFGEAGLAATVIALLAVLSFVPVFGILFVRGEQEFAAKFKSADVGVNALRRFCAWIAVRMVGRPALFSAIALAVVGGLALIYAHLEPRYRLADQVPDKQKAVAASSRLDAKLTGANPIDILIEFPKGASLFDPQTLSTVADVHALVEKQAGVGNVWSLETLRRWLAEKAGAHDVATLKEYVDVIPDHLKRRFISAEQDAVVVSARVPDLDSSQILPVVEGLDKAMDAVRAKHPGYEIAVTGLSAIAARNSANMIEKLNSGLTIEFVFVAVFIGLAFRSATVMFSSILPGIFPVVASGTVLWAMGEGLQFASVVALTVSFGLGLSATIHFLNRLRLESAPGSDPGIAVERATVLVGPALILTTVVLACGLGVMVFSDLPSLRLFGWLSAFSMIAALVADLFILRPTAMFLVGLSQMVRGLWRGPAKTGV